One genomic region from Flavobacterium lindanitolerans encodes:
- a CDS encoding SDR family oxidoreductase codes for MEQTFNFNNELSGKIALVTGGTKGAGKAIAERLLQAGATVIISARNAPEKENSRLHFIPSDLSKAEGTQKVIREVLSVYGKLDILVNNLGSSTTPAGGFTALSDEDWESTLQANLLAPVRLDRGFLPQMISQKSGVIIHIASIQGRLPLYDSTLPYAAAKAGLINYSKSLSNEVTPKGIRVLTVSPGWINTTASEAWLGEIARNANSTIEEAQQGVMDALGGIPYGRPAQPEEVAELVGFLVSPRANYLTGTEFIIDGGTVPTI; via the coding sequence ATGGAACAAACATTTAATTTCAACAACGAGTTATCCGGCAAGATTGCTTTGGTAACCGGAGGTACAAAAGGAGCCGGAAAGGCAATTGCAGAAAGACTGCTACAGGCTGGCGCAACCGTTATTATTAGTGCAAGGAACGCACCCGAAAAAGAAAACAGCAGACTGCATTTTATTCCTTCCGATTTAAGTAAGGCAGAAGGAACACAAAAGGTAATCCGTGAGGTGCTATCTGTTTATGGAAAGCTTGACATCCTTGTGAACAACCTTGGTTCTTCAACAACACCCGCCGGTGGTTTTACCGCATTGAGCGATGAAGATTGGGAATCAACCCTACAAGCTAATTTACTGGCTCCTGTGCGGTTGGACAGGGGATTTCTGCCACAAATGATAAGTCAAAAAAGCGGTGTCATTATACATATTGCCTCAATTCAGGGCAGATTGCCTTTGTATGATTCTACTTTGCCCTACGCCGCTGCAAAAGCAGGACTGATCAATTATAGTAAAAGTTTATCAAATGAAGTAACACCCAAAGGTATTCGCGTGCTTACTGTTTCACCAGGATGGATAAATACAACAGCATCGGAAGCGTGGCTGGGCGAGATTGCAAGAAACGCAAACAGTACCATAGAAGAAGCCCAACAGGGTGTCATGGATGCGTTGGGAGGAATACCTTATGGCAGGCCTGCCCAACCGGAAGAAGTAGCCGAATTGGTTGGTTTTCTCGTTTCACC
- a CDS encoding helix-turn-helix domain-containing protein, whose protein sequence is MLREFSYKQFGNIEFSKEATEETALASIAEHIKILFIPRKATIQVDFQEFTMETDTLLFINPQVIIKPCETVNGQLIYFNRDFYCIEIHDQEVACDGILYSNVFEIPFIKLDEIQSGNIQSIIQEINTEMTNDDSSTEEMLRILLKVIILKSTRIWKQQHQLSENSQHADVQFLRKFSKLVEQNFKTHHTVADYAEMLFITPKNLSKKIGLISKRTPNDIIKERIILESKRLLAHTKMTVKEIAFILNYEDDAYFIRFFTKYAGLSPMSFRKQF, encoded by the coding sequence ATGCTAAGAGAATTTTCATATAAACAGTTTGGGAACATTGAATTCAGCAAGGAAGCTACAGAAGAAACGGCACTCGCTTCAATAGCTGAACACATTAAAATTCTATTTATACCAAGAAAGGCTACTATACAGGTTGATTTCCAGGAATTCACGATGGAAACAGATACGCTTTTATTCATCAATCCCCAGGTGATTATTAAACCTTGTGAAACCGTCAATGGGCAGTTGATTTATTTTAATAGAGATTTTTATTGTATCGAAATTCACGACCAGGAAGTGGCCTGTGATGGTATCCTTTATAGTAATGTTTTTGAAATTCCATTTATCAAATTAGATGAAATTCAATCCGGGAATATCCAAAGTATTATTCAGGAAATCAACACTGAAATGACAAATGATGATTCCAGTACAGAGGAAATGTTAAGAATTCTATTAAAAGTTATCATTCTCAAATCGACTCGCATATGGAAACAGCAACATCAGCTATCGGAAAACAGCCAGCATGCAGATGTTCAGTTCTTAAGGAAGTTCAGCAAATTGGTTGAACAAAATTTTAAGACACATCATACCGTTGCCGATTATGCTGAGATGTTATTCATAACGCCAAAAAACCTAAGTAAAAAAATAGGGCTAATCAGCAAAAGAACTCCAAACGATATTATAAAAGAACGAATCATATTAGAGAGCAAGCGACTTTTGGCGCATACCAAAATGACAGTAAAAGAAATTGCCTTCATTCTCAATTATGAAGACGATGCTTATTTCATCCGCTTTTTTACCAAATACGCAGGTTTGTCGCCGATGTCTTTTAGAAAGCAATTCTAA
- a CDS encoding winged helix-turn-helix transcriptional regulator, whose product MYERKIPLNLNCGLDLIGEVLYGKWKMRLLWFINQGHKRPSELQRKIPDASRRVLTIQLKELEDHELISKMIYPVVPPKVEYSLTDFGKTLIPVIAAIGGWGDEHEERLRSLILKRLDSKS is encoded by the coding sequence ATGTACGAGAGAAAAATACCTTTAAACCTGAATTGCGGCCTTGACCTTATTGGCGAAGTCCTTTATGGAAAATGGAAAATGCGTTTGTTGTGGTTTATCAACCAGGGACATAAGCGCCCCAGCGAACTGCAACGTAAAATCCCGGATGCCTCAAGAAGAGTGCTGACGATTCAGCTGAAAGAGTTGGAGGACCATGAATTGATTTCAAAGATGATTTATCCTGTTGTGCCTCCCAAAGTTGAATATAGCCTGACAGATTTTGGAAAAACGCTGATTCCCGTAATTGCAGCAATTGGCGGATGGGGAGATGAACATGAAGAGCGTTTGCGGTCGCTCATTTTGAAACGGTTAGATTCAAAGTCATGA
- a CDS encoding alpha/beta fold hydrolase, whose product MKNLILAVGLFSTLLISNVSFSQTKRVAASAGREEYIEVEKNVKLHVTDLGEGQPVVLIHGWPLSDEMYEYQYQYLSRKGFRVIGITLRGFGKSDKPYGRYDFDVFSDDIKVVLDKLKIKNAVMGGFSMGGAVVLHYVTKYDAAHVNKLALFGAAAPSWKKRDGSPYGISEDDANGLIAKTMTGREDLIAGFGSAFPAKEGNISKNVEKWLESINLQASPYAITESIKALSNIDLRPELSKINIPVAIFHGLQDKLCPFGFAEELNKGIKNSRIIRFENSGHALFVEETEKFNTELEKFARQ is encoded by the coding sequence ATGAAAAATTTAATTTTAGCAGTCGGATTGTTTTCAACCTTATTAATAAGCAATGTTTCGTTTTCACAAACAAAAAGAGTCGCCGCTTCGGCTGGTAGGGAAGAATATATTGAAGTAGAGAAAAATGTAAAACTTCATGTAACCGATTTAGGTGAAGGACAGCCTGTTGTTTTAATTCATGGCTGGCCTCTAAGCGACGAAATGTATGAATACCAATACCAGTATCTAAGCCGAAAGGGGTTTAGGGTAATCGGAATAACCTTGAGAGGTTTTGGAAAATCAGACAAGCCTTATGGGCGATATGATTTTGATGTTTTTTCGGATGATATTAAAGTGGTTTTAGACAAACTGAAAATTAAAAATGCTGTAATGGGTGGTTTCTCCATGGGTGGTGCGGTAGTGCTTCATTATGTTACAAAATATGATGCAGCCCATGTTAACAAACTAGCCCTTTTTGGAGCAGCAGCCCCTTCGTGGAAGAAAAGAGACGGATCTCCTTATGGCATATCTGAAGATGATGCAAACGGACTGATCGCAAAAACCATGACAGGCAGAGAAGATTTGATCGCTGGATTTGGAAGCGCCTTTCCTGCCAAAGAAGGCAATATCTCGAAAAATGTAGAAAAATGGCTGGAAAGTATCAATTTGCAAGCATCGCCTTATGCCATCACCGAATCGATAAAAGCGCTTTCAAATATTGACTTACGTCCTGAATTATCTAAAATTAATATTCCCGTAGCGATTTTTCATGGGCTACAAGACAAATTATGTCCATTCGGGTTTGCGGAAGAGCTGAATAAAGGAATTAAAAATTCCCGTATCATAAGATTTGAAAATAGTGGGCACGCCTTATTTGTTGAAGAAACAGAAAAATTCAATACAGAGCTAGAAAAGTTTGCAAGACAATAA